A window from Theobroma cacao cultivar B97-61/B2 chromosome 3, Criollo_cocoa_genome_V2, whole genome shotgun sequence encodes these proteins:
- the LOC18604616 gene encoding uncharacterized protein LOC18604616, with amino-acid sequence MTLLDVVTKASDNIEPRSSQADHPIVLNPDDIFLKLKPDVENPNPTSLVSPLSGWAISPTDAKLIDLSKKFFTKLNRKLKDIHNFNKQEFLELLNPFLEKIKEKGGIFIGVDSNDSRYTSVLIEKVGFLMGRDVLSLILEACTSLEVWELLEALIVNGLVDHSCYSNLIINVAAKKKLDLLCLSVKHAHHLGSSELLCILKYFLCPPKDCNFSMVNVRKEWESQALLAIEKARIGKKSRLAKEASILLMVAHDGFSDAELCLHYLLASNNVDEVVLSSSLGKLSGKEKMNLIRYLGKWLRKYERFPQAIPCPKASSALGLKACDWVPKLEDVVKCLGFVLDENFSSLMLHPEFHEELKSIEGVVSSLAFEARFGSLMANVIEKLRAGDVQS; translated from the coding sequence ATGACCTTGCTTGATGTAGTAACAAAGGCCTCAGATAATATTGAGCCACGCAGTTCCCAAGCAGACCACCCCATAGTTCTAAACCCAGATGACATTTTCCTCAAATTAAAGCCTGACGTTGAAAACCCAAATCCCACATCACTTGTAAGTCCCCTTTCAGGATGGGCAATCTCCCCAACTGACGCTAAACTCATTGACTTGAGCAAAAAGTTCTTTACCAAGTTAAATAGGAAACTCAAAGACATCCATAACTTTAATAAACAAGAATTTCTTGAATTATTGAATCCATTTCTTGAGAAAATTAAGGAGAAAGGTGGAATTTTTATTGGGGTTGATTCAAATGATAGTAGGTATACTTCGGTTTTGATTGAAAAAGTTGGGTTTTTGATGGGCAGAGATGTGTTGAGTTTAATTTTGGAAGCTTGCACTAGTTTAGAGGTTTGGGAATTGCTGGAGGCTTTGATTGTTAATGGACTTGTTGATCATTCTtgttattcaaatttgattattaatgtTGCTGCGAAGAAGAAGTTGGATTTGCTTTGTCTTTCTGTTAAACATGCTCACCATCTGGGTTCATCTGAGTTGCTTTGCATATTGAAGTACTTTCTATGTCCGCCTAAAGATTGTAATTTTAGCATGGTTAACGTGAGGAAGGAGTGGGAAAGTCAAGCTTTGCTAGCTATTGAGAAGGCAAGAATTGGGAAAAAGTCACGTTTGGCCAAGGAAGCTTCTATTTTGCTTATGGTTGCACATGATGGGTTTTCAGATGCTGAGCTTTGTTTGCATTATTTGTTAGCATCAAATAACGTTGATGAAGTGGTGTTGTCGTCTTCGCTTGGTAAGTTAAGTGGTAAAGAGAAGATGAATTTAATTCGGTATTTGGGAAAGTGGTTGAGAAAGTATGAGAGGTTTCCTCAAGCCATTCCATGCCCTAAGGCTTCTTCTGCTTTGGGGCTGAAGGCTTGTGATTGGGTTCCTAAGCTTGAAGATGTTGTGAAATGTCTTGGGTTTGTTTTAGATGAGAATTTCTCTTCATTGATGCTGCATCCAGAGTTCCATGAAGAACTTAAATCTATAGAGGGAGTGGTTAGTTCCCTAGCCTTTGAAGCAAGATTCGGTTCTTTGATGGCCAATGTAATTGAGAAGTTGAGAGCTGGAGATGTGCAGAGCTAG